A single window of Elgaria multicarinata webbii isolate HBS135686 ecotype San Diego chromosome 17, rElgMul1.1.pri, whole genome shotgun sequence DNA harbors:
- the SOCS1 gene encoding suppressor of cytokine signaling 1 → MVAHSSVTPENRIATDLRCRLEPPVRDALQVRAPHGLGQPNTVQRPQSTHFRTFRSKEDFGTINRTTVLLEECGFYWGPLSVDTAHEKLKDEPLGTFLLRDSRQKNCFFTISVKTDTGPTSVRVIFQGGHFHLDGSKETFDCLFKLLEHYVSSPRKFLVAPLHKERLRSLQELCRKSIVATFGRENLSRVPLNPVLKDYLESFPFKL, encoded by the coding sequence ATGGTAGCACATAGCAGTGTGACGCCTGAGAATCGAATCGCAACAGACCTGAGATGTCGGCTTGAGCCGCCCGTGCGGGACGCCCTGCAGGTCCGAGCTCCCCACGGCCTCGGGCAGCCCAACACCGTGCAAAGGCCACAGAGCACCCACTTCCGCACTTTTCGCTCGAAGGAGGACTTCGGCACCATCAACCGCACCACCGTCTTGCTGGAGGAGTGTGGTTTTTACTGGGGACCGTTGTCTGTCGACACTGCCCACGAGAAGCTCAAAGATGAGCCGCTGGGGACCTTCCTGCTCCGCGACAGCCGGCAGAAGAATTGCTTCTTCACCATTAGCGTTAAGACGGACACGGGGCCCACCAGCGTCCGAGTCATCTTCCAGGGAGGACACTTCCACTTGGATGGGAGCAAGGAGACCTTTGATTGTCTCTTCAAGCTCCTGGAACATTACGTTAGCTCTCCACGAAAGTTCCTGGTCGCCCCACTGCACAAAGAGCGTTTGCGCTCCTTGCAGGAACTCTGTCGCAAAAGCATCGTGGCGACATTTGGAAGAGAGAACTTGAGCCGTGTCCCGCTCAATCCGGTCTTAAAGGATTACCTGGAGTCATTTCCCTTTAAGTTGTGA